A genomic window from Salmo salar chromosome ssa23, Ssal_v3.1, whole genome shotgun sequence includes:
- the LOC106584108 gene encoding uncharacterized protein: MQTRKGLFVMAVSQWMFCAAVLLLLIQGLQCSPVPPACPEPCLCQKDLLNCSFAGLSQAQQHVPSTVTELDLSHNLLKSITPSWPSWGLKNLWLGHNSITHLSLCVRRTWRGKHWKIPLSHSRGRCVSWAPTLQLLSAERNQLEMIPEGLGGSEFLQVLQLSHNRISDLRPGDLSRCPLLRELHLQHNRISSLHPQALRDLPELRVLDLSFNLLTTITPSAYLLRNLNALVEVSGNRWRCDCSLRSLRRKMAYDRDRALQQTWRGVVCTSPSTQAGRDLLHLEDRDLTCSTAENRAGLHQDVTVDKGTEILLPCGSPKQDSIWWTPNGQVPGSQAGLLISDITERDAGLYVCVSGPDEESVSVFNLRVHKTQRKTRDTRSLLRERLQINPELGSIQGEGQETDLNSLDLHRATQRTQSDLVLAVCLSVFITFLVAFVIGALTRPLLDALWRRCCSCCNRTKQSASPPQSVSSAGQAPYDNMAYSDEDEREELGTPRERRVTFSGHPSELRDQNSIPYYDTLANGMQDNLAGEYDATYENVQERDTSHPSLEVYHPPEEEKPRARDSASSGSLRHDNPETDTHSGDLSDMSLSESQRGAYSGHTHDMEFESIPDPEQLQGCRSSSVSSHSGQESPDRGKDMNWPKDNLTQRLEERKTQNNSWEHRTTQKEDDSFEQSSDFPTVKPVDVPQINIGRVGEIPGFAYLNPMDPELWNDSGESFEFPDSIQSASARSSSQDLSGSAFADQLRKEYEQARNKETLVKDRRENDKSSSSNSSDSGNEPTEYTVNPEAEVVKEKEIFQDALLTHDSTTDLAAANPYLKHDVSLDKQHYKDPVSPSPDEEGFHVSEPRQGVQRSHVFSEHSDLSSDSSDEPTKYTVNRDSDEEEEDEAQVPAVTHKGPYLSLGDINVSLAPRKALNIGFSEDGFQYQPEPETRLTGLDLTTQSAISTKEPLPQPSLPSDVARVEDPPVSVYIPRVRKRLDIQPPQEASPAPAKTPPPSESSSSSESEDETTDNSVKLDREVPDVSQKNSSLSLGDINVSLAPRKALNIGFSKQGFQYQPEPEKRLTGLGLSFQSAITPKEPSLPSDGTRAGESPAPFYIPSLGRRLDIQPPQDTPLAPPRTPPPSGSSSSRSESEDETTMNQKREVKSQVPDSSFIPAGIDVSFAPRKALNIGFSKEGFQYQSELETRSTSLDLSSQRDITPKEPLPQHRFPEGTTTRETPLDIPSLRRRLDIQATQETPPAAPGSRPHAGSSSSNSESEDETTMNQKREEKSQVPDSSFIPEGIDVSFAPRKALNIGFSKEGFQYQSEPSLTGMGLTSQITISTKEPFPKSSIPSDGTRDEESLVPLYIPSFKRHVDIQPPQETPPAAPQTPPPSGSTSSGSESKELDRKVPDVTHNDPFLSLGDINVSIAPRKALNISFSKEGFQYQQELETRSPSLDLSSQSDITPKEPLPQNRFPEGTTTRETPLDIPSLRRRLDIQATQETPPAAPGSRPHAGSSSSNSESEDETTMNQKREEKSQVPDSSFIPEGIDVSFAPRKALNIGFSKEGFQYQSEPSLTGMGLTSQITISTKEPFPKSSIPSDGTRDEESLVPLYIPSFKRHVDIQPPQETPPAFPQTPQPSGSSSSGSESKELDREVPDVTHKDPFLSLGDINVSIAPRKALNISFSKEGFQYQQELETRSPSLDLSSQSDITPKEPLPQNRFPEGTTTRETPLDIPSLRRRLDIQATQETPPAAPGSRPHAGSSSSNSESEDETTMNQKREEKSQVPDSSFIPEGIDVSFAPRKALNIGFSKEGFQYQSEPSLTGMGLTSQITISTKEHFPKSLIPSDGTRDEESLVPLYIPRFRRHVDIQPHQETPPASLRTSHNSESPSSSSESEDETTMNQKRKEEKAKVPDVTYKYPSLSPRDTPINVSFVPRKALNIGFSKESFQNQSSESKYESITTTNDRGFQEDAKPAPKASIFSSTSSERARTEEPPVPLYIPGLRRHQNIQPSQDATLAESSSASSENGDELTEHTKKPGRDVTDFSLSPGDTPINVSFAPRRALNISLYNSASTTDEVERKTGAEDRWERPGLGGLKALSETQRWDTKDSSTNMNVCLSQRSALNINSDSSTDEVDRRARADYSSPILERSISRKDGGFKEETNPYPQLSLPKTSLFFSTSTDEARPIESPLQIPHHRRRLVVDIQPHLAPPAAPGTPPPFPEGEEAAGSGWRSRGQQRRRAMDGFGRTSMTQGDEGENYMGLLAAKPFGTARQYQSVTPDTIMATQHSEISERDGSDLTFSTVRHSEA, from the exons ATGCAGACACGGAAGG GGCTGTTTGTGATGGCCGTGTCTCAGTGGATGTTCTGTGCTGCAGTGCTGCTCCTCCTCATCCAGGGGCTCCAGTGTTCTCCCGTTCCCCCTGCTTGTCCGGAGCCCTGCCTTTGTCAGAAAGATCTGCTAAATTGTTCCTTCGCTGGCCTTTCCCAGGCCCAACAACATGTTCCATCCACTGTCACTGAACTAGATCTATCTCACAACCTCCTGAAGTCCATTACCCCCTCATGGCCAAGTTGGGGGCTTAAGAATCTATGGCTTGGACACAACAGCATCActcacctgtctctgtgtgtgcggaGGACCTGGAGGGGTAAACATTGGAAAATCCCCCTCTCACATAGCCGAGGGAGATGTGTGTCCTGGGCCCCAACTCTGCAGCTGCTCTCTGCTGAGAGGAACCAGCTAGAGATGATTCCTGAAG GCCTGGGAGGCAGTGAGTTCCTACAGGTGCTGCAGCTCTCCCACAACAGGATCTCTGACCTGCGACCTGGAGACCTGAGCAGGTGCCCCCTTCTGAGAGAGCTCCACCTGCAGCACAACCGTATCTCCAGCCTCCACCCACAGGCCCTGAGGGACCTGCCAGAGCTCAGG GTCCTGGATCTGAGCTTCAACTTGTTGACCACGATCACTCCATCAGCCTACCTGCTGCGTAACCTGAATGCCCTGGTGGAGGtgagtgggaacaggtggaggtgtGATTGCAGCCTGAGGAGCTTGAGGAGGAAGATGGCCTACGACAGGGACAGGGCCCTGCagcagacctggaggggggtggtgtGTACGTCCCCCTCCACCCAGGCAGGTAGAGACCTGTTACACCTGGAGGACAGGGACCTCACCTGCTCTACAGCTGAGAACAGGGCAGGGCTCCACCAGGATGTGACAGTGGATAAAGGGACAGAGATCCTGCTGCCCTGTGGCTCTCCAAAGCAAG ATTCAATATGGTGGACGCCCAATGGACAAGTTCCTGGGAGCCAGGCAGGCCTGCTGATCAGTGACATCACAGAGCGAGACGCAGGACTGTACGTGTGCGTCTCTGGGCCAGACGAGGAGTCTGTGTCTGTATTCAACCTGCGCGTTCACAAGACACAGAGGAAAACCAGAGACACTAGGAGTTTACTCAGGGAGCGGCTACAGATTAACCCAGAGTTAGGCAGCATCCAGGGGGAAGGTCAGGAGACAGACCTGAACTCTCTAGACCTCCACAGGGCTACCCAGAGAACACAGTCTGACTTGGTCctggctgtctgcctgtctgtgttcaTCACCTTCCTGGTAGCATTTGTAATTGGTGCTCTGACCAGACCTCTCCTGGACGCTCTCTGGAGGAGGTGCTGTAGCTGCTGTAACCGTACCAAGCAAAGCGCCTCCCCACCACAATCGGTCTCCTCTGCTGGGCAGGCCCCCTACGACAACATGGCCTATTCAGATGAGGATGAGCGAGAGGAACTAGGGACAcccagggagaggagagtgacATTTAGCGGACATCCTTCAGAACTAAGGGATCAGAATAGCATTCCATACTATGATACTTTGGCTAATGGCATGCAGGACAACCTCGCTGGGGAATATGATGCAACATATGAGAATGTTCAGGAGAGGGATACCTCACACCCCTCCCTTGAGGTCTATCACCCGCCTGAGGAGGAGAAGCCTAGGGCACGGGACTCTGCCAGCTCAGGAAGCCTCCGACATGACAACCCAGAGACAGACACTCACAGTGGAGACCTCTCTGATATGTCTCTGAGTGAATCACAAAGGGGCGCTTACTCAGGCCATACCCACGACATGGAGTTTGAATCCATCCCTGACCCAGAACAGTTGCAGGGGTGTCGAAGCTCGTCTGTGTCTTCACACTCTGGCCAGGAGAGTCCAGATAGGGGTAAGGATATGAACTGGCCCAAAGACAATTTGACTCAGAGACTGGAGGAGCGCAAGACCCAGAATAATTCCTGGGAGCATCGAACCACCCAGAAGGAAGACGACTCCTTTGAGCAGAGTTCAGATTTCCCTACGGTTAAACCAGTTGATGTGCCACAGATCAACATTGGCAGAGTGGGTGAGATCCCTGGATTTGCTTATCTCAACCCCATGGATCCTGAGCTGTGGAATGACAGCGGAGAGAGCTTTGAGTTCCCTGATTCCATCCAAAGTGCATCGGCACGGTCCAGTAGTCAAGATCTCTCAGGTTCTGCTTTTGCCGATCAGTTGAGAAAAGAGTATGAACAAGCGCGGAATAAAGAAACACTTGTGAAAGACCGGAGGGAGAATGATAAGTCCAGCTCCAGCAACTCAAGTGACAGTGGGAATGAACCTACAGAGTACACTGTGAACCCAGAGGCGGAGGTAGTGAAGGAGAAGGAGATTTTCCAGGATGCACTGCTTACACATGATAGCACCACAGACCTTGCTGCAGCGAACCCCTATCTCAAACATGATGTCAGTTTGGACAAGCAGCACTATAAGGACCCCGTCAGTCCCTCTCCAGATGAGGAAGGATTTCATGTGAGTGAACCGAGACAGGGAGTTCAACGCTCTCATGTGTTTTCAGAGCACTCTGATTTGTCCAGTGATAGTAGTGATGAACCCACAAAGTACACAGTGAACAGGGAtagtgatgaggaagaggaggatgaagctCAAGTCCCAGCTGTCACACACAAAGGTCCATATCTCAGTCTTGGAGACATTAATGTATCTTTGGCCCCAAGGAAAGCTCTCAATATTGGCTTCTCCGAGGATGGTTTTCAATATCAACCAGAGCCTGAGACAAGGTTGACTGGCTTGGATCTAACCACCCAGAGTGCCATCAGCACAAAGGAGCCCCTTCCCCAACCTTCATTGCCCTCAGATGTGGCAAGGGTTGAAGATCCACCAGTTTCAGTCTACATCCCCAGAGTCCGTAAGCGTTTAGATATTCAGCCTCCTCAGGAAGCTTCACCTGCTCCCGCAAAAACACCACCACCCTCTGAATCCTCTTCCAGCAGTGAGAGTGAAGATGAGACTACAGATAACTCAGTGAAACTTGACAGAGAGGTCCCAGATGTGTCACAGAAGAATTCATCTCTCAGTCTTGGAGACATTAATGTCTCTTTGGCTCCAAGGAAAGCTCTCAATATCGGCTTCTCCAAGCAAGGTTTTCAATATCAACCAGAGCCTGAAAAAAGGTTGACTGGCTTGGGTCTTTCTTTCCAGAGTGCCATCACCCCAAAGGAGCCTTCATTGCCCTCAGACGGGACAAGGGCTGGAGAGTCTCCAGCTCCATTCTATATCCCCAGCCTCGGGAGACGTCTGGATATTCAGCCTCCTCAGGACACTCCACTTGCTCCACCACGAACACCACCACCCTCTGGTTCATCCTCTTCTAGAAGTGAAAGTGAGGATGAGACTACAATGAATCAAAAAAGAGAAGTCAAGTCTCAGGTCCCAGATTCATCTTTCATTCCCGCAGGCATTGATGTCTCTTTTGCTCCAAGGAAAGCTCTCAATATTGGCTTCTCCAAGGAGGGTTTTCAATATCAATCAGAGCTTGAGACAAGGTCGACAAGCTTGGATCTCTCCTCTCAGCGTGATATCACCCCAAAGGAGCCGCTTCCCCAACATCGATTCCCAGAAGGGACAACGACTAGAGAGACTCCACTAGATATCCCCAGCCTCAGGAGACGTTTAGATATTCAGGCCACTCAGGAAACTCCACCTGCTGCCCCAGGTTCACGCCCACATGCTGGTTCATCCTCTTCTAACAGTGAAAGTGAGGATGAGACGACAATGAATCAAAAAAGGGAAGAGAAATCTCAGGTCCCAGATTCATCTTTCATTCCCGAAGGCATTGATGTCTCTTTTGCACCAAGGAAAGCTCTCAATATTGGCTTCTCCAAGGAGGGTTTTCAATATCAATCAGAGCCAAGTTTGACTGGCATGGGTCTAACCTCCCAGATTACCATCAGTACAAAGGAGCCCTTTCCCAAATCTTCAATTCCCTCAGATGGGACAAGGGATGAAGAGTCTCTAGTTCCACTCTATATCCCCAGTTTCAAAAGACATGTGGACATTCAGCCTCCTCAGGAGACTCCACCTGCTGCCCCACAAACACCACCACCCTCTGGCTCAACCTCTTCTGGAAGTGAGAGTAAGGAACTTGACAGAAAGGTCCCAGATGTCACACACAATGATCCATTTCTCAGTCTTGGAGACATTAATGTCTCTATAGCCCCAAGGAAAGCTCTCAATATCAGCTTCTCCAAGGAGGGTTTTCAATATCAACAAGAGCTTGAGACAAGGTCGCCTAGCTTGGATCTCTCCTCTCAGAGTGATATCACCCCAAAGGAGCCACTTCCCCAAAATCGATTCCCAGAAGGGACAACGACTAGAGAGACTCCACTAGATATCCCCAGCCTCAGGAGACGTTTAGATATTCAGGCCACTCAGGAAACTCCACCTGCTGCCCCAGGTTCACGCCCACATGCTGGTTCATCCTCTTCTAACAGTGAAAGTGAGGATGAGACGACAATGAATCAAAAAAGGGAAGAGAAATCTCAGGTCCCAGATTCATCTTTCATTCCCGAAGGCATTGATGTCTCTTTTGCACCAAGGAAAGCTCTCAATATTGGCTTCTCCAAGGAGGGTTTTCAATATCAATCAGAGCCAAGTTTGACTGGCATGGGTCTAACCTCCCAGATTACCATCAGTACAAAGGAGCCCTTTCCCAAATCTTCAATTCCCTCAGATGGGACAAGGGATGAAGAGTCTCTAGTTCCACTCTATATCCCCAGTTTCAAGAGACATGTGGACATTCAGCCTCCTCAGGAGACTCCACCTGCTTTCCCACAAACACCACAACCCTCTGGCTCATCCTCTTCTGGAAGTGAGAGTAAGGAACTTGACAGAGAGGTCCCAGATGTCACACACAAGGATCCATTTCTCAGTCTTGGAGACATTAATGTCTCTATAGCCCCAAGGAAAGCTCTCAATATCAGCTTCTCCAAGGAGGGTTTTCAATATCAACAAGAGCTTGAGACAAGGTCGCCTAGCTTGGATCTCTCCTCTCAGAGTGATATCACCCCAAAGGAGCCACTTCCCCAAAATCGATTCCCAGAAGGGACAACGACTAGAGAGACTCCACTAGATATCCCCAGCCTCAGGAGACGTTTAGATATTCAGGCCACTCAGGAAACTCCACCTGCTGCCCCAGGTTCACGCCCACATGCTGGTTCATCCTCTTCTAACAGTGAAAGTGAGGATGAGACGACAATGAATCAAAAAAGGGAAGAGAAATCTCAGGTCCCAGATTCATCTTTCATTCCCGAAGGCATTGATGTCTCTTTTGCACCAAGGAAAGCTCTCAATATTGGCTTCTCCAAGGAGGGTTTTCAATATCAATCAGAGCCAAGTTTGACTGGCATGGGTCTAACCTCCCAGATTACCATCAGTACAAAGGAGCACTTTCCCAAATCTTTAATTCCCTCAGATGGGACAAGGGATGAAGAGTCTCTAGTTCCACTCTATATCCCTCGCTTCAGGAGACATGTGGATATTCAGCCTCATCAGGAAACTCCACCTGCTTCCCTACGAACATCACATAACTCTGAATCACCCTCTTCCAGCAGTGAGAGTGAAGATGAGACTACAATGAACCAAAAAAGAAAAGAGGAGAAAGCTAAGGTCCCTGATGTCACATATAAGTATCCGTCTCTCAGTCCTAGAGACACACCCATTAATGTCTCTTTTGTTCCAAGGAAAGCTCTCAATATCGGCTTCTCCAAGGAGAGTTTTCAAAATCAATCATCAGAGTCAAAGTATGAGAGTATCACCACCACAAATGATAGAGGTTTTCAGGAAGATGCCAAGCCTGCTCCCAAAGCATCAATATTTTCCTCCACCTCCTCAGAAAGGGCGAGAACTGAGGAGCCACCAGTTCCACTCTACATCCCTGGACTCCGGAGGCATCAGAATATCCAGCCATCTCAGGATGCTACACTTGCCGAATCGTCCTCTGCTAGCAGTGAGAATGGAGATGAGCTTACAGAACACACAAAGAAACCAGGGAGAGACGTCACAGATTTCTCGCTCAGTCCTGGGGACACACCTATTAATGTCTCCTTTGCCCCAAGAAGAGCTCTCAATATCAGCCTTTACAACTCAGCCAGTACCACAGATGAGGTGGAGAGGAAGACCGGAGCAGAGGACAGGTGGGAAAGGCCAGGGCTTGGTGGTCTGAAGGCACTGTCAGAGACACAAAGGTGGGACACAAAGGACAGTTCTACAAACATGAATGTTTGTTTATCTCAAAGGAGTGCTCTCAATATCAACTCAGACAGCAGCACAGATGAGGTGGACAGGAGAGCCAGAGCAGACTACAGCAGTCCCATACTAGAGCGTAGCATTAGCAGAAAGGACGGAGGCTTTAAGGAAGAAACCAATCCCTATCCCCAACTGTCTTTGCCAAAAACATCACTCTTTTTCTCCACTTCCACTGATGAGGCGAGGCCTATAGAGTCTCCACTCCAAATCCCCCACCATAGGAGGCGTTTAGTTGTAGACATTCAGCCCCACCTGGCTCCACCTGCTGCCCCAGGAACACCACCACCTTTCCCAGAGGGAGAAGAGGCAGCTGGTTCTGGATGGAGGAGCAGGGGACAACAGAGGCGGAGAGCCATGGATGGATTTGGCCGTACTTCCATGACacagggagatgagggagagaactATATGGGGTTATTGGCTGCTAAACCATTCGGCACAGCTCGTCAGTATCAGAGCGTTACCCCAGATACCATTATGGCCACACAGCATAGTGAGATCTCTGAGAGGGATGGTTCTGACCTGACCTTCTCCACTGTAAGACACAGTGAGGCTTAA